The following nucleotide sequence is from Pasteurella multocida.
TTCTCTGCTATCTAGAACAATGCGAGATTCCATGGTATGAAGGCTCCTTTAGCAATGGAATAAAGATAAAACGATGGCGATAAAGTACTGGTTCATCATTGAAAAGTCAATGTTAAAACGTAACAAATTTGTAAAAATTGAATAAATAAAATGCAATATGACTGAAATCTCAGCATTTGTGAACTGGGTCGGTATTTTTTCATTTACTCAATTCATTAACTATATTATAGTGCACCGGTCTACATCACGGAGGAATGGTCGAGTGGTTGAAGGCACCGGTCTTGAAAACCGGCGAGGGTTTACGCCCTCCGTGAGTTCGAATCTCACTTCCTCCGCCATTAACATTGATGAACAAATTATTGCGCCATTGATTGTCAAATCAGTGGCTTTTTTGTATGTGCTGATACAGAAAGAGCTGATATAGAAACGATTGCGTTTAAACAGGAAGATACAAACAAAAGCAAGGATAACCTTGCTTTTGTTTATAGATGAAGATTAGGCTTCTGGGTTTGGGAAGAGGAAAGGATTTAAGCCACTGCGTTGTAAGCCTTTTTCTTCCATTTCCACATCTAGGAAAATACTAGCAAGATCATCGGCTACGGCTTCTACTTTAGGATCACGTTCTTGGTATAGTGCTTTTAAGTAGCTATGACAATCACCGCAACTTTCTGCTTTCACTGCCGCCATTTCAGAATCAAGAGACCAATAATCTAATTTACCCGTTTGGTCACAATTCGTACATTTTGAGCGAACCATATTCCACTCGGTTTCACACAAGGCACAATGTAAGTAACGTAAGCCTTGTTCAGCGCCAAAATGAATCACGCTAGTGACAGGTGCAGAGGCACAAATTGGGCAAACATGAAGGTTCTCTCCGCTTTCTTTATGACTTGAATGCGGAATTTGTTGTACTAATTGAAGCCAGTAAAGGGAAAGTGCCGCCCAAATGAAAACAGCTTGATCACTGCTAATTTGCTCAAATTCTTGAGCTAAGAGTTTATCCGCGATGCTATCTCGTTCCGCTTTTGAGTATTTCTCTAAGGTTTCAATCGTATTGAGAATCGTCTCATTGGCTTTGGGTTTCATTTCCGCCAAAATTGCCATTAATAAGGTTTGCCAAACAGGATCGCGCTGCCAGCGTTGAGCGTTAAGTGGTTGTTTAGCAAGATCTTCGGCAGAGAGTTTTTCTGCGCTTAAACGCGGGTCTTGCGCAATTGGTTGTTGTTGCAAGACAGCTAATTGCGCTTCGGAAACTTGGCTTGCAAAGTGAAGATAGTCTTCCAATGGATGTGCATTTGAAAGCGAAGTGAAACGTGCAATACGACGTTGATAGAGATTTTTCGGGTTTGCAAACAGGAGTGCCGGTGCATGAAATGAACTGGCGGCCGCTTTAATTTCAGAGTCGGGAAGAATTCGGATACTCATCATGTTTCCTTATTTTTGAATAAATAAAGTGCGGTCGCTTTTAGAAAAATTTCTGAAAATTTGACCGCACTTTTATTCACAGAGTCGTGTTTATGGTTGGCTTTGGTTTTGTTGTTTTGCCAATTCTTCTTTTTCTAGTTCAGGTAGGACTTCTTCACGATACCAACGAGGGTGGTGTTTTTTCGCCCAGCGAACCGTCACCCAGCCTTCGACCATACCACGAATAGACCCTTTGACCCAGAATGCCATATAGATGTGTACCATAATACCAGTGAATAACAAGAAGGCGCTGGTAGAATGTAACAAGATCGCAATACGGATAACCGGGATTGAGAAATTATGGGAGAAATATTGACGCCACATAATAATGCCGGTTACAAGTAAGGTGATCATGGCAAGAATCAAGGTCCAGAACAACATTTTCTGACCAAGGTTATATTTGCCATTATCAGAAACCGCATGCTCGTTGCCTTTTAATACTTCACCAATATTTTTTAGCCAAACCCAGTCGTTTTTCTCAGGGAAGTTGTGACGCCAGTAAATACGGCAAAGATTCAGGAACGCGACAAACATGACAATCCCCGTAAATGGGTGTACAAAACGTGCCAGTTGCGGTGTACCTAGAATTTCCGTTAACCAGGAAAAATCCGGGAAGAAGAATGCCAGCCCCGATAAACCGGTAATAAAGAAACAGATAACCAGTAACCAATGGCTAAGGCGAGCTGGCAATTTATGGCGTACGATTTTACGATCGTTACTGATCTGAATCTTACTCATGATTGCCTCCTGTATGCTCTTCGTGCTCCTCGTGTTCATCGAATTCTTCGGTATTTGGACCAATGGTGATGTAGTGAGCAATTTCACTGAGGATAATACCGCCCATTGCAACCGCTGCCACTGGTTTTAACACATCTTTCCAAACTTTGATGCTGAGATCAATTGATGGATCTTTCGGCAGACCAGAATAAAGTTCCGGTTTATCTGCATGATGTAACACATACATGACGTGCGTGCCACCCACACCTTCCGGATCGTAAAGTCCAGCGTTTTCATAGCCACGAGATTTTAAGTCAGCAATGCGTTGCTCTGCATAAATTTTCATCTCTTCTTTGCTACCAAAACGAATCGCACCGGTTGGGCAGGTTTTCACACAAGCGGGTTCTTGACCCACGGTGACACGGTCCACACAAAGTGTACATTTATAGACACGATTATCATCTGGGTTCATGCGTGGTACGTTAAATGGACAACCCGCAATGCAATAGCCACAGCCGATACATTTATCCGATTGGAAATCCACAATACCATTCGCATACTGGATAATGGCACCTGGTGCTGGACAGGATTTTAAACAACCCGGTTCGGCACAATGCATACAACCATCTTTACGGATTAGCCATTCTAAGCGGTCGTTTTCTTCCACTTCGTTGAATTTCATCACCGTCCAAGCTTTGGCATTTAAATCGGTCGGGTTATCGTAAACACCGACACAGGCTTCAGGCTCGGCACGGATATCATTCCACTCTGAACATCCCACCTGACAGGCTTTACAGCCGATACAGGTGGTGACATCGATCAGTTTTGCCACTTCAACTTGATGCTCACGCGCTTGTGGTGGTGGCGTTAAGCTTGATGTTGCAGAGGCTTTAATAATGTTTTGAGATTGTACTACACCCATTTTACGCCCCCACTTTCTCAATATTGACTAACATACATTTAGATTCTGGTGTTTGTGTATTCGCATCACCAGTACGAACAGTTAAGTTGTTGGCGAAGAAACCTTTTTTTGCACCAGTCGTTGCGGCAAAGCCCCAGTGAATAGGAATTCCGACGGTATGAATTGGCTTGCCGTCAGACACTAAAGCACGGATACGTTTGGTCACCACAGCAACGGCTTTAATATAACCGCGTTTTGAGCTGACTTTCACGATATCGCCATGTTTAATGCCTTTTTCAGCCGCCAAGGCTTCACCAATCTCAACAAATTGTTCTGGTTGTGCAATCACGTTCAGTAATACGTTTTTCGTCCAATAATGGAAGTGTTCGGTTAAACGGTAAGTCGTACCCACATATGGGAAATCCGCACTTGTTCCCAGATCTTCTTTATCGCTGGCTAAAATCCGTGCAACTGGACTTGATACCACATTTGGATGAAGTGGGTTAGTACCAATTGGTGTTTCCATTGGTTCATAGTGTTCTGGGAATGGACCATCAGCCATACGTTCACGTACGAACAAACCACTTACCCCTTCTGGTTGCATGATAAATGGCATAACCGGGCTATTAGGTGGGGCAGTACCGTAGTCGGCAACATCCACATAGTTCCAGTTTTTACCGTTCCACTTGATCAATTGACGTTTCGGGTTAAATGGATTACCGGCTAAGTCTGCACCTGCACGGTTATAAAGAATACGGCGGTTTAATGGCCAAGCAAATGCCCAACCTAGCGTATTTCCTAAGTTCGATGGGTCAGCGTTATCACGGTTTGCCATTTGGTTACCTTTTTCGGTCCATTGTCCCGTGTAAATCCAGCAAGCCCCTGATGTCGTACCATCATCACGCATTTGTGCAAAGCTCGACAATAACTGACCTTTTTTCAAGATAATGTTGCCGTCTGCATCTTTGATGTCTTCTAATGCGTAACCATTATTCTCTTTTGCGACTTCTTCCGCTTTTGGCTCAAGTGGGTTTGCATAATCCCAGCTCATTGCTTCTAGCGGCTCAAGTGGAGCTTTTCCGCCTTCTGTTTTATATAGATGGATAAGCTCAGCACGCAATTCAGAAAGAATTTCACCGTCAGTTTTGGCTTCACCCGGTGGCTCCGCGCCTTTCCAGTGCCATTGTAGCCAACGACCAGAGTTCGCAATGGAACCATCTTCTTCGACGAAGCAGGTTGTTGGTAAACGGAATACTTCAGTTTGAATCTCTTCGGTTTTCACATCATTAAATTCACCGTAGTTTTTCCAGAATTCAGAGGTATCGGTGATTAATGGGTCAAAAATCACTAAATATTTTAGTTTACTTAAGGCTTTAATGATTTTTTGTGAGTTAGCGTAAGAGGCAACTGGGTTCATCCCTTGGCAGAAGAAACCATTCACTTTACCGTTATACATGTCTTCGATGTAACGGAATTGGTCGGTACCACCTTTAGGTAATTTTGGTAAATAGTGATAACCAAATTCGTTATCTTGCGTACCTTTATCACCATAGAAGGATTTCAGCATACTGACCATGAATTTTGGTGTATTTTTCCAATAGTTCACCTGATCGTTCATCATGGTTTTTGGTGTGATACGATCCAAGAACGACTGTAAGCTTTTATCAGCTTCTGTTGGTAATGGAATATATGCAGGTAAACGATTTGGGAATAAGCCTAAATCTGTAATCCCTTGTACGTTTGAGTGACCACGTAATGCATTCACACCACCACCCGATACACCAATGTTACCGAGTAATAATTGGATCATCGCCATGGTTCGAATATTTTGTGAACCAACGGTATGTTGAGTCCAACCTAATGCATAAAGGAATGTTGCTGCTTTATCTGGCGCAGAGGTTTTAGCAATTTCTTCACAGAAGATTTGGAAGTCTTTCTGTGGTGTGCCAGTAATACGTTCTACCATTTCTGGTGTATAGCGTTCCACATGTTCACGTAGCATATTGATCACACAGCGTGGATCTTGCATATCCATATCACGTTTTGGCTGACCATTTTCATCAAATTGGTAAGCCCAAGTGGAGCGGTCATACTTGCGTGTGGCTTCGTCATAACCAGAGAATAGCCCGTCTTCAAATTTGAAGTTTTCATTCACGAGGAAGGTGGCATTGGTATAGTGTTTCACATATTCGTGTTGGATTTTATCGTTTTTCAACAAATAGCGAATCACCCCAGATAGGAACGCAATATCCGTACCTGGACGAAGAGGCATATAAATATCAGCGACAGCTGCAGTACGGTTAAAACGAGGATCGACCACCATCAGTTTGGCACCGTTTTGTTTTTTGGCTTCAATCGCCCAACGGAACCCAACAGGGTGTGCTTCTGCTGCGTTACCGCCCATAACAATCACTAAATCTGCGTTTTTAATATCAACCCAGTGGTTGGTCATCGCACCGCGACCAAATGATGGAGCAAGACTTGCTACCGTTGGTCCGTGTCAGATACTCGCTTGGTTGTCGGTAAAGATAATACCGAGAGAACGCACAAATTTTTGTGTAAGGATGCCGGTTTCGTTACTACATGCCGAACCCGCTAAGAAGCCTGCTGTCATCCAACGATTGACCGGCTCACCTGCGTCATTTTTTTCAACGAAGTTAGCATCACGGTCATCTTTGATGTGACGAGCAATACGCTCAATGGCTTCGTGCCATGAAATCCGTTTCCATTCTTTTGAACCGGCTTCACGCACTTCAGGGTATTTAACACGACGGTCACTATTGACATAGTCTAAAGCACCTGCCCCTTTTGGACATAAGGCACCGCGACTAACTGGATGATCGGGGTCGCCCTCGATATGAAAGAGTTTGCCTTTGCTGTTTTTTGAGCCATCACCCAAGCTGTACAACAACATACCACAACCAACAGCGCAATAAGTACAGGTATTACGCGTTTCTTTGGCGCGTAATAATTTGTAATTGCGAGGCGCTGCTAACGCTTCTGTTGGCGCAAAGCCTAACATTGCCGCAGATGTCCCCGCCATTCCCCCTGCACAGATCTTGAAGAACTTTCTTCTACTGACCTGCATAGATAATACTCCTTAGCGTAACAAAAATTTTGTTAGCATTTGATAGTCGTAAACACGTTAAATAGATAATTAAATATTTTGACTTGTTTTTCACTTGTTAAAATTGTATTACAATCGCCACAAGCGTTGAATTGTTGATATGCGTCTTACGAAGTAAATTACCAGCAATTAAAACACCTTTTAGGATACCGATTTTTTAGTGGTAAATCTATAACCAATTACCATTAATAAGGAAAAATATTTTGAACTGGATCACAAAATTTACAGTTAATTTTTTTTGCAAATTAACAAAAAAGCAACAAATAAAAAACAAAACAACAACTTATGAAGCAAAACAAGAAAATCTTGCAACAGAGGTTCCTGTTGCCCTTGTTTATAATGGGATTTCTCATACGGTGATGATGTGTTCACCGGAAAATTTAGCGGATTTTGCCATGGGATTTTCGTTGGCAGAAGGCATTATTGATAAGCCAAGTGATATTTATGGTATTGATGTGGTTCCTGCCTGCCAGGGGATTGAAGTGCAAATTGAACTTGCCACCCGTTGTTTTGTACGCCTCAAAGCACAACGACGTACATTAGCGGGGCGGACTGGTTGCGGTATTTGTGGTACTGAGCAATTACAGCAGGTGCACAAAAATTTACCTCCGTTAGAACGCACTATCCAGTTTGATTTAAACCGCCTAGATGCTTGCTTAATTCAACTGCAACAAGCACAAGTATTAGGGCAACAAACCGGTTCAACGCATGCAGCGGGGTTTTTTGATCTCGCAGGAAATTTGCTGTGCCTACGTGAAGATGTCGGGCGTCATGTGGCATTAGATAAATTATTAGGTTGGCATGCGAAACAGCCTGCCACAAAAGGGTTTGTATTGGTGACCAGTCGAGCTAGTTATGAAATGGTGCAAAAAACAGCAGCCTGTGGCATTGAAATGCTAATTGCCATTTCTGCAGCGACTGAACTCGCAGTGAACATGGCAGAACAATACCAATTAACCTTAGTTGGCTTTGCACGAGAAGGCAGAGCAACAGTCTATACAGGAAAAGAGCGGTTGTTTTTTTGAGAATTTTCTCTATAATCCCACTGTATAAAAAAACAGTTTGGTGAGTCTAAATCGCGTAAGCAAGGTAGGCATAGTCTGCCTTGTTGCTTTTATGGCGGCTGCTAAGCGACAAAAACATAGCATTCCTGAACTGAGATGAAAACAGAAGGCAGATGACAGAATGGATATTTCAGCATTATTAGATGGGTTAAATGATAAACAACGTGATGCGGTTGCCGCGCCACTCGGCAATTACTTGGTGTTGGCGGGGGCCGGGAGTGGTAAAACACGTGTTTTAACACATCGTATTGCTTGGTTAATTGCAGTGGAACAGGTTTCTGAAGGGAGTATCATGGCAGTAACCTTCACCAATAAAGCCGCGGCTGAAATGCGTCATCGTATCGAAAGCACCTTAGCTAATCATGCTTCTCAACGTTTATTTGGTATGTGGGTGGGCACGTTCCACAGCATTGCCCACCGCTTATTGCGTGCCCATCATCTTGATGCCAACTTACCCCAAGATTTCCAAATTCTCGATGCGGATGATCAACTGCGTTTAGTGAAGCGCCTACTCAAATTACATAATTTTGATGAGAAAATTTTTATTCCTAAGCAAGTCTGCTGGTATATCAATAATAAAAAAGATGACGGGTTAAGAGCGCACCAAATTGATGACAATAATGATCGACATGAGCGGGAATGGATAAAAATTTATCAGATTTATCAAGATACTTGTGATCGTGCTGGTTTAGTGGATTTTGCGGAATTGTTATTACGTGCTTACGAATTATGGCTGAAAAAGCCTGTGATTTTACAGCGTTATCAACAACGTTTTCAGCACATTTTGGTCGATGAGTTCCAAGATACTAATAAGATCCAATATGCTTGGGTAAAATTGCTTGCGGGGGAACAAGGCAAGGTGATGATCGTGGGAGATGACGATCAATCGATTTATGGTTGGCGCGGGGCAAAAATTGAAAATATCCAACGCTTTTTAGATGATTTTTCCAATGCGCAAACCATCCGTCTTGAACAAAATTATCGTTCCACGGGGAATATTTTGGCAAGTGCCAACCAGCTTATTTCCAATAACAGCAATCGCCTTGGTAAAAATTTGTGGACGGACGGAGAAAAAGGTGAGCCAGTAGGAATCTATGCGGCTTTTAATGAATTAGATGAAGCCTTATTTGTTTCCTCACAAATTAAACAATGGATAGAAAATGGCGGTAAGCTAAAAGATTGTGCCATTTTATACCGCAGTAATAGCCAATCCCGTGTGATTGAAGAGGCGTTAATTCGTTCTCAATTACCTTATCGTATTTATGGCGGTATGCGTTTCTTCGAGCGTCAAGAGATTAAAGATGCCCTTGCTTATTTACGTCTTATTGCCAATCGTCAAGACGACGCCGCGTTTGAACGCGTGGTCAATACGCCACCTCGTAGTATTGGTGAACGAACGTTAGATATGCTACGTAGTGTGACCCGCGAACGTGAAGTGACTTTGTGGCAAGCCACCCAATTAGCCATTCATGAAAATTTACTGACGGCGAGAGCAGCAACCGCACTACAACGCTTTTTAGAGTTGATTAATTCCTTACAGCAAGATACCAGTGAAATGCCCTTATTTGCGCAAACCGATTTTGTGATTAAGCATTCTGGTTTATATGCCATGTATCAACAGGAAAAGGGGGAAAAGGGTGAAGTGCGGATCGAAAACTTAGAAGAGTTAGTGACTGCCACAAAAGAATTTATTAAGCCAGATGAGGCAGAACAGTTATCTGATTTAACAGCCTTTTTAACTCATGCCTCCTTAGAAGCAGGGGAGGAACAAGCTTCTCCACATCAAGACTATGTTGAAATGATGACATTGCACTCTGCAAAGGGATTGGAATTCCCTCGGGTATTTATGGTGGGGGTTGAAGAAGGGTTATTTCCAAGTTTCCGATCTTTTGAAGAGCCGGGGCGTTTAGAAGAAGAGCGTCGCTTAGCTTATGTTGGGATCACGCGCGCAAAACAAAAGTTGACGATTTGCTATGCGGAAAGTCGCCGTCTATATGCCAAAGAAGAACGTCATCTTCCTTCCCGTTTTATTGCTGAATTACCTACGGAATGTATTCAAGAAATCCGCTTACGTGGTACGGTGACACGTGCCATGAATCAGCAGAAAGTCGGATCGGTTGCACCGAGTTTACAGGAAAATGAATGGAAAATGGGGCAAAAAGTGCTACATAGCAAATTTGGGCAAGGCACGATCATTAATGTGGAAGGGGCGGAGAATAATACTCGCTTACAAATTGCATTCCAAAATCAAGGGATTAAATGGCTGATTGCCCATTTAGCCAAATTAGAAAAAATTCGTTAAAGGGATGTACAACCTCGTGTGGAAGTACGCTAGATAGCTTGCGTTTTTCACATGGGGTGATTTTTATCCCTTCATTTTTGACAGAATTCGCGCTTAAATTAAAAGAAGAATTGGTATATCATATAGGCTAATTTTTGAATTTACGTATAGACCCATTCTTATGGCAAAAAAGAACGCCCAAATTCCAAGTAAACCTCTTGAACAAGGCATTGTTCCGCCACATTCTTTAGAAGCGGAACAGTCTGTTTTAGGCGGTATTTTGATTCACCCAGCTCATTGGGATAGCATTAGTGACATGCTCATTGCCGATGATTTCTATTTAGCTGCCCATCGTGTCATTTTCCAAGAAATGGAAAATTTACTCCGTCAAGGGAAGCCAATTGATCTGATCAACCTCTACGAATTTTTACGCGAAAAGAATCTCAGTGAAGATGTTGGTGGCTTTGCCTATTTAGCTGAATTATCCAAAAACACACCAAGTGTATCCAATATTGTTTCGTATGCCGCTATCGTGCGTGATCGTGCTATTTTGCGTGATTTGATTAGTGTCAGTAATGATGTGGCGCAAAGCTGTTACACGACAAAAGGGATGGAGGTGAAAGATATTCTGGATGAGGCAGAACGAAAAGTCTTTGCCATTTCGGAGAAACGCACCACTTCAAACGAAGGACCGCAAAATATCTGTGCGATTTTAGAAAAAACCATTGATCGTATTGAATTATTGAGTAAAACCGAAGGGCATAATGGTATCACAGGTGTCAGTACCGGTTTTGATGCGCTCGATAAGAAAACCGCCGGTTTACAGCCTTCCGATCTCATCATTGTGGCAGCCCGTCCTTCAATGGGTAAAACGACTTTTGCAATGAATTTATGTGAAAATGCAGCACTCAAAAGTGATAAACCGGTTTTAGTGTTCAGTTTAGAGATGCCAGCAGAACAAATTATGATGCGTTCTCTTGCTTCATTATCGCGTGTGGATCAAACCAAAATTCGTACTGGACAAGGGTTAGATCAAAGTGACTGGTCGAAGATTGGGAGTACAATGGGGCTGTTCGCTAATAAGCCCAACTTATATATTGATGATTCATCGGGCTTAACCCCAACGGAATTACGTTCACGTGCAAGACGAGTATATCGTGAAAACGGCGGCTTAAGTTTGATTATGGTGGACTATTTGCAATTAATGCGGGCACCGGGATTTGCCGATAACCGTACCTTGGAGATAGCTGAAATTTCGCGTTCACTAAAAGCCTTAGCAAAAGAATTAGAAGTGCCAGTGATTGCCTTATCCCAGTTAAACCGTACCCTTGAAAATCGTGCTGATAAACGTCCAGTGAATTCTGATTTGCGTGAATCTGGCTCCATTGAACAAGATGCGGACTTAATTATGTTTATTTATCGTGATGAAGTATATAACGAGAATTCAGAAGATAAAGGCGTGGCAGAAATTATTATTGGCAAACAGCGTAATGGTCCGATTGGACGCGTGAGATTGGCGTTTAGAGGACAATTCTCACGCTTTGATAACTTAGCCGAACAACGAGATATAAGAGACGATTATTAATGAATATGAAACCTGCCACAGCAAAAATCAGTTCTGTGGCATTAAAACACAACATTCAAACGATTAAACAAAAAGCCCCGCAAAGTAAAATTATTGCTGTTGTGAAAGCCAATGCCTATGGTCATGGTGTTGTGTTTGTGTCCGCTGCCGTAGAAGAGTTGGTCGATTGTTTTGGCGTCGCCCGTTTAGAAGAAGCCTTAAGTTTACGCTCAAATGGGATTACGAAACCTATTTTGCTCTTAGAAGGTTTTTTTTGCGATAAAGATTTACCGGTGATTGCGATAAATAATATTCAAACTGTTGTGCATAACGTCGAACAATTGGCAGCGTTAAAAGCAGCTAAAGTTCCTAATCCGATTAAAGTCTGGCTAAAAATTGATACTGGTATGCACCGTTTAGGGGTAGCACTAGAAGACGTTGAGTATTTTTACCAAGCGCTCCGCGATTCAGAGAATGTTGATCCACAAATTGGTTTTGTCAGCCATTTTAGTCGCGCGGATGAATTGGAATGTGACTATACCAAGTTACAATTGACACGTTTTTTAAATGCTACGCAAAATAAAGCGGGCGAAAAAAGTATTGCTGCCTCAGGTGGGATCTTATTTTGGGAAAATTCCCATTTAGACTGGATTCGTCCGGGCATTATTATGTATGGGATTTCACCGATTAATGTACCGGCACAAGAATATGATTTAACCCCTGTGATGACCTTAACCTCCTCTCTTATTGCAATTAAACAGCATAAAAAAGGGGAGCCAGTAGGATATGGCGGGATTTGGGTCAGCGATAAAGACACGAAAATTGGTGTGGTTGCCATTGGTTATGGCGATGGTTATCCGCGTGACATACCAACAGGCACACCGGTTTACCTCAATGGTCGTCGTGTGCCCATTGTGGGACGTGTCTCGATGGATATGTTGACAGTCGATCTCGGTGCAGAAGCACAAGACAAGGTTGGCGATGAAGTCATTCTTTGGGGCAAAGAATTGCCCATTGAAGAAATCGCGGATATTAGTGGCGTGATTAGTTATGAATTGATTACAAAATTAACGCCACGTGTTTTAACGGAATATATTGATTAACTAATTAGCGATGAAAAAGTGCGGTAGAATTTACCGCACTTTTTGTCTTTTTAGTATTATTTATAAAATCAGAGCTAATCTGACGAATCATTATAAAAAATAAAAAGGTAAACAGGGGATAAGGTCAGTAAATTTAGGATGATTTTTGACTAATGGATAAATACTTGAATATCCCCATGGACCGTTTTCCATGATCAGCTGAGTTTGTTGCTCATCATTGTCTCGATATTGATGATAGAGTGTTTCGCTGTCTCTATTATCTTCCGTTAGCCAGTTTGCTGGTCTTGAAATACAAATCTGAAGAATATTATTTTTCTTACACAAGAGAGAGAAATAGATATCAGCCATGCCTGAATGGGTAAAGTCAGAAAGAGAAAATTGATTAAAGAGACTGACTCTAAAGCTAACAGTTCCTGTACCTAATACATTGACCGCTTTGTCTTTTTCCAGAGGTTTATAGAAGCTATATACCAGTCTATCCGCCGAAAAATATTTGGTCATTCTACTTGGAAAGAGAATGCCGTGTAAACCAATAACCGCTTTATCATCGTATTCATTCAGCTTCTTGATCATCGTATTGATGTAATCGCTTGGATAGATAATGTCATCATCACAGGTTATATAATATCCATCTTGATTTTTTTCAATCAACTCTTCCAGTAAAATGAATTTGCCATTATCTCTAATGGAGTTATCTTTATCTTTGCAATGAACAACGGTTGCTTTATTACCTAAATTTTTTATGAAGTCAGGGATTTCTACATAGCCATCAAGATAAATATGAAAATGATCACATTGATTTTTTAGTATGCCGATAATACGTTGTAATTGCGCTATTCTTGAGGGAATAGAACAAATATTGATATAAACAGGAATCTTAGGATTGGACAACTTACTCATTTCTTGTGGTACTGGTAAGGCGTCGTAAATACGAGGGAATTGAAAAAGATTTTTGAAATCATGTGAGGCAGTTTCGTTATGCATCGCTTGAAACAGGGTTGCATAATGTTGTCTGGTATCAGACATTTTCTGTATTATGTTATGATTGTCTATCCATTCAACCATATCAGTAAATAAAGAGTTTTCTCTCATTGTGTTGTAGTATAACGGCAAGAGTAAATTTTTTATTTTTTCTTTTCCATAATATTTCGCAATTCTATGAAAAAACTCATCATCTGAGCCTTTAGTCGTACAATTGAAGAAACCAATTTCTTGAAATACTTTTTTGTGCATACCCAAGGTTATAAAACCTAATCTATAATCCATATTATTGACTTTAATGATATGCTGTGTTTCTGGTGCTAGTCTTGAGTATGCACAACGAACAGCAATAGTTTCTTTATTAGCTAATAATATATTTACACATCTTTCTATTCTTTCATGATGACATACATCATCACTATCTTGAAAGAAAATAATGTCACCTTTAGATTTTAATATGCCTGTATTTTTCGCAAAGTAAGTTCCTAGGTTTGAATTTAATCTAAATACTCTGACTTTGCTTGTTGTATTCGCTATTCTCGAGGCAATTTCAAATGTATTATCCGAGCTATCATCATCTACAATAATAATTTCTATGTTTTTATATGTTTGTAACAATAATGAATTAATAGAAGCTTCGATAAATTGCGCTGTATTGTGAGATGTCATGATAATACTGACTAATGGATTTGCGCTGTTGGTTTCTTTGACTAACCCTAAATCACTTTTAGCGACTTCAT
It contains:
- the uvrD gene encoding DNA helicase II gives rise to the protein MDISALLDGLNDKQRDAVAAPLGNYLVLAGAGSGKTRVLTHRIAWLIAVEQVSEGSIMAVTFTNKAAAEMRHRIESTLANHASQRLFGMWVGTFHSIAHRLLRAHHLDANLPQDFQILDADDQLRLVKRLLKLHNFDEKIFIPKQVCWYINNKKDDGLRAHQIDDNNDRHEREWIKIYQIYQDTCDRAGLVDFAELLLRAYELWLKKPVILQRYQQRFQHILVDEFQDTNKIQYAWVKLLAGEQGKVMIVGDDDQSIYGWRGAKIENIQRFLDDFSNAQTIRLEQNYRSTGNILASANQLISNNSNRLGKNLWTDGEKGEPVGIYAAFNELDEALFVSSQIKQWIENGGKLKDCAILYRSNSQSRVIEEALIRSQLPYRIYGGMRFFERQEIKDALAYLRLIANRQDDAAFERVVNTPPRSIGERTLDMLRSVTREREVTLWQATQLAIHENLLTARAATALQRFLELINSLQQDTSEMPLFAQTDFVIKHSGLYAMYQQEKGEKGEVRIENLEELVTATKEFIKPDEAEQLSDLTAFLTHASLEAGEEQASPHQDYVEMMTLHSAKGLEFPRVFMVGVEEGLFPSFRSFEEPGRLEEERRLAYVGITRAKQKLTICYAESRRLYAKEERHLPSRFIAELPTECIQEIRLRGTVTRAMNQQKVGSVAPSLQENEWKMGQKVLHSKFGQGTIINVEGAENNTRLQIAFQNQGIKWLIAHLAKLEKIR
- the alr gene encoding alanine racemase, giving the protein MKPATAKISSVALKHNIQTIKQKAPQSKIIAVVKANAYGHGVVFVSAAVEELVDCFGVARLEEALSLRSNGITKPILLLEGFFCDKDLPVIAINNIQTVVHNVEQLAALKAAKVPNPIKVWLKIDTGMHRLGVALEDVEYFYQALRDSENVDPQIGFVSHFSRADELECDYTKLQLTRFLNATQNKAGEKSIAASGGILFWENSHLDWIRPGIIMYGISPINVPAQEYDLTPVMTLTSSLIAIKQHKKGEPVGYGGIWVSDKDTKIGVVAIGYGDGYPRDIPTGTPVYLNGRRVPIVGRVSMDMLTVDLGAEAQDKVGDEVILWGKELPIEEIADISGVISYELITKLTPRVLTEYID
- a CDS encoding replicative DNA helicase; translation: MAKKNAQIPSKPLEQGIVPPHSLEAEQSVLGGILIHPAHWDSISDMLIADDFYLAAHRVIFQEMENLLRQGKPIDLINLYEFLREKNLSEDVGGFAYLAELSKNTPSVSNIVSYAAIVRDRAILRDLISVSNDVAQSCYTTKGMEVKDILDEAERKVFAISEKRTTSNEGPQNICAILEKTIDRIELLSKTEGHNGITGVSTGFDALDKKTAGLQPSDLIIVAARPSMGKTTFAMNLCENAALKSDKPVLVFSLEMPAEQIMMRSLASLSRVDQTKIRTGQGLDQSDWSKIGSTMGLFANKPNLYIDDSSGLTPTELRSRARRVYRENGGLSLIMVDYLQLMRAPGFADNRTLEIAEISRSLKALAKELEVPVIALSQLNRTLENRADKRPVNSDLRESGSIEQDADLIMFIYRDEVYNENSEDKGVAEIIIGKQRNGPIGRVRLAFRGQFSRFDNLAEQRDIRDDY
- the fdhD gene encoding formate dehydrogenase accessory sulfurtransferase FdhD: MNWITKFTVNFFCKLTKKQQIKNKTTTYEAKQENLATEVPVALVYNGISHTVMMCSPENLADFAMGFSLAEGIIDKPSDIYGIDVVPACQGIEVQIELATRCFVRLKAQRRTLAGRTGCGICGTEQLQQVHKNLPPLERTIQFDLNRLDACLIQLQQAQVLGQQTGSTHAAGFFDLAGNLLCLREDVGRHVALDKLLGWHAKQPATKGFVLVTSRASYEMVQKTAACGIEMLIAISAATELAVNMAEQYQLTLVGFAREGRATVYTGKERLFF